In Phlebotomus papatasi isolate M1 chromosome 1, Ppap_2.1, whole genome shotgun sequence, the following proteins share a genomic window:
- the LOC129800872 gene encoding muscarinic acetylcholine receptor M1 → MAIDFFIGALLLLSASVNVLALGAFWVTPSLRTTANRFVINLLIVNLACCIILGPSLLLNSSALRPPSDDVDAFETTSTRTNCHFNRTIPGCSTNIIFQETAVSENRNTIVIAEIDEEVEEFRHEDNRKLSGIRLWTLDVAAALGALSVLLVVGDTWCAVTDPLRYHSRVSGPRAWALIGTTWCLGIVFGVASAFRGRDAHLYQPNGIYSAVFSFAYFLVIILLPFGLVCAMYWRIFREARSNGLRMRQNGSSPLLQSALNLTSSNTQQTPQNLGERHSSVPPGGLLMKLDKEYDAKDSSTKPLLFNKHLEIPKSMDRNQNSILLSLSLAGEESIRRNYSARQLFPLENLEDGLKCDLRHASSTPNLQKHTTVVDVSGPLLPLPTVQVHPKALSYMTSIRHRLSNASSLFKYREESRAARISILVVIMFLVSYIPYGLLVLLEGHSVPLLTPTDRTLVSIFTVVLANLSSPFIFAYRNKRVRRGVRRLMGIDAKTNERLQRRRNTTKTKTITLASKADTKFPTNAKNTFVLEVEKCPDFAADQQKIYNQHNLQPPSSQIPGFVPHSTPRSSDADCIFEKKRSLLKRMCDTSRKWGCATDSCASEQTDV, encoded by the coding sequence ATGGCTATAGATTTCTTTATCGGAGCCTTGCTGCTGCTCTCCGCGAGCGTAAATGTCCTAGCACTTGGCGCCTTCTGGGTAACTCCAAGTCTACGTACAACAGCCAATCGCTTTGTCATCAATCTCTTAATCGTGAATCTCGCCTGCTGCATTATTCTTGGACCGTCGCTCCTGCTCAATTCCAGTGCTCTTCGACCTCCAAGTGACGATGTTGATGCATTCGAAACAACATCCACAAGGACTAACTGCCACTTCAACAGAACAATCCCTGGATGCTCAACGAATATTATCTTCCAGGAGACTGCGGTTTCCGAAAATAGAAACACCATCGTTATAGCTGAAATCGATGAAGAAGTTGAGGAATTTCGACATGAGGACAATAGAAAATTGTCCGGCATTCGACTCTGGACTTTAGATGTTGCAGCTGCTCTTGGTGCTCTATCTGTACTCCTCGTAGTAGGAGACACATGGTGCGCAGTCACAGATCCTCTACGATACCATTCCCGCGTATCAGGACCTCGAGCATGGGCCTTGATCGGAACCACGTGGTGCCTGGGAATTGTATTTGGTGTAGCATCAGCGTTTCGTGGACGCGACGCCCACCTATACCAGCCCAATGGGATTTACAGTGCTGTTTTCTCATTTGCCTATTTTCTTGTAATAATCCTACTACCATTCGGCCTTGTATGTGCCATGTATTGGCGAATATTCCGGGAGGCACGCTCAAATGGCCTCCGAATGCGCCAAAATGGATCATCTCCACTCCTCCAGAGTGCCCTGAATCTCACATCTTCCAACACACAGCAAACACCACAAAACCTGGGAGAAAGACACTCATCAGTGCCTCCAGGTGGACTGCTCATGAAACTAGACAAGGAGTACGATGCCAAAGATTCCAGCACAAAACCATTGCTGTTCAATAAGCACCTCGAAATACCAAAGTCAATGGATCGCAACCAAAACAGCATCTTGCTGTCGCTATCGCTGGCGGGTGAAGAATCCATTCGTAGAAACTACAGTGCCCGTCAGCTTTTTCCACTCGAAAATCTCGAAGATGGACTCAAGTGTGATCTGAGACATGCCAGCTCGACGCCAAATCTTCAGAAACATACCACTGTGGTGGATGTTTCAGGGCCTCTGTTGCCCCTGCCAACGGTTCAGGTGCATCCAAAGGCCCTCAGTTACATGACTTCCATTCGCCACAGGCTCTCTAATGCTTCTTCCTTATTCAAGTATCGTGAGGAATCGCGTGCTGCTCGAATTAGTATCCTTGTGGTTATTATGTTCCTTGTCTCCTACATCCCCTATGGTCTGTTGGTCCTGCTAGAAGGTCACAGCGTTCCTCTGCTTACACCCACCGATCGCACCCTAGTATCCATATTCACTGTGGTCCTGGCCAATCTCAGCTCACCCTTCATTTTTGCCTATCGCAACAAACGAGTCCGTCGCGGCGTAAGGCGTCTCATGGGCATCGACGCCAAGACCAATGAACGCCTCCAACGACGTAGAAATACCACCAAAACTAAAACCATCACACTCGCATCCAAAGCGGACACCAAGTTTCCCACCAACGCCAAGAACACCTTTGTGCTGGAGGTGGAAAAGTGCCCGGACTTTGCTGCTGATCAGCAGAAAATTTACAATCAGCACAACCTACAGCCACCATCTAGCCAGATCCCTGGTTTTGTGCCACACTCAACACCACGATCCAGTGATGCTGATTGCATCTTTGAGAAGAAACGGTCGCTCCTTAAGAGAATGTGCGATACATCGCGTAAATGGGGATGTGCTACGGACTCATGTGCCAGTGAACAGACAGATGTCTGA